From Chitinivibrionia bacterium, one genomic window encodes:
- a CDS encoding nucleotidyl transferase AbiEii/AbiGii toxin family protein, whose product MNIVSRCNAHFYLTGGTALSRAYYNHRYSDDLDFFVNNDNSFIAQVEEIIAKLNEAGITINKNVQMQKREYIYSFYVSWDKSDVLLKLDFINDINAHFGEIQSTNLFHRIDSKRNILSNKITALFRYANKDVADLRELALHEKFNWNEIIEEACQKEDGIDITLISDILKKMPQAEFEKIRWINKPTWEQFRNDIDTICYDMVCGGDNSLS is encoded by the coding sequence ATGAATATAGTAAGTCGTTGCAACGCACATTTTTATCTGACAGGTGGAACAGCGCTAAGCAGGGCGTATTACAATCATAGATATTCCGACGATTTGGATTTCTTTGTAAACAACGACAATTCGTTTATTGCGCAAGTTGAAGAGATTATCGCAAAATTAAACGAAGCGGGAATAACAATCAACAAAAACGTGCAAATGCAAAAAAGAGAATATATTTATTCATTTTACGTTTCTTGGGATAAATCGGACGTATTATTAAAATTGGACTTCATAAACGACATAAACGCGCATTTCGGAGAAATACAATCTACCAATTTATTTCATCGTATTGATTCCAAACGAAATATTCTATCCAACAAGATAACCGCGCTTTTTAGGTATGCAAATAAAGATGTTGCAGATTTGAGAGAATTGGCTTTGCACGAAAAGTTTAATTGGAACGAAATAATAGAGGAAGCGTGCCAAAAAGAAGATGGAATAGACATAACTTTAATTTCCGATATTCTCAAAAAAATGCCTCAGGCAGAATTTGAGAAAATTCGGTGGATAAACAAACCGACTTGGGAGCAATTCAGAAACGATATTGACACAATTTGCTACGATATGGTTTGCGGCGGAGATAATTCTCTTTCTTAG